The Amycolatopsis sp. DG1A-15b genome window below encodes:
- a CDS encoding 3-oxoacyl-ACP reductase: MADRYQQFTKTPVGKFVVPKLGLPNPATLRRYKPGQPALEGPALLGAAPGGRLEKTLRDQMADAGIEVITTAADRHAALVFDATGVTDPARLREVYDFFHPVIRSVGPSGRVVVLGTPPEQVEGRERIAQRALEGFIRSVGKELKRGATAQLVYVADGAEEATDSTLRFLLSAKSAFVDAQVIRIGTEGKTASVPANWDKPLDGKVALVTGASRGIGAAIAEVLARDGAHVVALDIPAQGGDLSKVANKVGGSSLQLDITSPSAPAKLAEYLKERHGGVDIVVHNAGITRDKTLGNMSESAWDSVIAVNLASQLAVNDKLLADRVLNENGRIIGVSSIAGIAGNVGQTNYATSKAGVIGMVNVGAPQLAAYGGTINAVAPGFIETKMTAAVPLFIREAGRRLSSLGQGGLPVDVAETIAWYANPASAAVNGNVVRVCGQALLGA; the protein is encoded by the coding sequence ATGGCTGACAGGTACCAGCAGTTCACGAAAACCCCGGTGGGGAAGTTCGTGGTGCCGAAGCTCGGCCTGCCCAATCCCGCGACGCTGCGCCGCTACAAGCCCGGGCAACCCGCCCTCGAGGGTCCCGCACTCCTGGGCGCCGCGCCCGGCGGACGGCTGGAGAAGACCCTTCGCGACCAGATGGCCGACGCCGGCATCGAGGTCATCACCACCGCGGCCGACCGGCACGCGGCGCTGGTCTTCGACGCCACCGGCGTCACCGACCCCGCGCGCCTGCGCGAGGTCTACGACTTCTTCCACCCGGTGATCCGCAGTGTCGGCCCGTCCGGCCGGGTGGTCGTGCTGGGCACGCCGCCGGAGCAGGTCGAGGGCCGCGAGCGGATCGCGCAGCGCGCGCTCGAAGGCTTCATCCGTTCGGTGGGCAAGGAGCTGAAGCGCGGCGCCACCGCCCAGCTCGTGTACGTCGCCGACGGTGCCGAAGAGGCAACGGACTCGACGCTGCGCTTCCTGCTCTCGGCGAAGTCGGCGTTCGTCGACGCGCAGGTGATCCGGATCGGCACCGAGGGCAAGACGGCTTCCGTGCCCGCGAACTGGGATAAGCCGCTCGACGGCAAGGTCGCGCTGGTCACCGGCGCGTCCCGCGGCATCGGCGCGGCGATCGCCGAGGTACTGGCCCGCGACGGCGCGCACGTCGTCGCGCTCGACATCCCCGCCCAGGGCGGTGACCTGTCGAAGGTGGCGAACAAGGTCGGCGGGTCGTCGCTGCAGCTCGACATCACTTCGCCAAGCGCGCCCGCGAAGCTCGCGGAGTATCTGAAGGAGCGTCACGGCGGCGTCGACATCGTCGTGCACAACGCGGGCATCACGCGTGACAAGACGCTGGGCAACATGAGCGAGAGCGCGTGGGACTCGGTGATCGCCGTCAACCTCGCTTCGCAGCTCGCGGTGAACGACAAGCTGCTCGCCGATCGCGTGCTGAACGAGAACGGCCGCATCATCGGCGTCTCGTCGATCGCGGGCATCGCCGGCAACGTCGGCCAGACGAACTACGCGACGTCGAAGGCGGGTGTGATCGGCATGGTCAACGTCGGCGCGCCGCAGCTGGCGGCGTACGGCGGCACGATCAACGCCGTCGCGCCCGGGTTCATCGAGACCAAGATGACCGCCGCGGTCCCGCTGTTCATCCGCGAAGCCGGCCGGCGGCTGTCCAGCCTGGGCCAGGGCGGGCTGCCGGTCGACGTCGCCGAGACGATCGCCTGGTACGCGAACCCGGCGTCGGCCGCGGTGAACGGCAACGTGGTCCGCGTCTGCGGCCAGGCCCTGCTGGGGGCGTGA
- a CDS encoding SCP2 sterol-binding domain-containing protein: MAENAGMTSADRIADLRGAALLDALERLDPLGPEAHALNVNELALDPGDLRKDDFRRLLNALLRLAERAPAFDLSKVEPARFASLVASASRAQLESVVADRPLRERVLDEIFARMGAHIRPDRARDLQAVVHWRLSGGAGEGGFDRYETAISHGACTVSRVMKGRPRVTITIAPADFFRLITHQATPAVLFVTGRIKVKGDLAFAAGLIGFFDLPHPV; this comes from the coding sequence ATGGCCGAAAACGCCGGGATGACCAGCGCTGATCGGATCGCGGACCTCCGCGGGGCAGCGCTGCTCGACGCACTGGAGCGGCTCGACCCGCTGGGCCCCGAGGCCCACGCCCTCAACGTCAACGAACTCGCGCTCGACCCCGGCGACCTCCGCAAGGACGACTTCCGGCGGCTCCTGAACGCCCTGCTGAGGCTGGCCGAGCGCGCCCCGGCGTTCGACCTGAGCAAGGTCGAGCCGGCCCGCTTCGCGTCCCTGGTGGCTTCGGCGTCGCGCGCGCAGCTGGAGAGCGTCGTCGCCGACCGCCCGCTGCGAGAGCGCGTGCTGGACGAGATCTTCGCCCGCATGGGCGCGCACATCAGGCCTGACCGCGCCCGTGACCTCCAGGCGGTGGTCCACTGGCGCCTGTCGGGCGGAGCCGGCGAAGGCGGCTTCGACCGCTACGAGACGGCGATCTCGCACGGAGCCTGCACGGTGAGCCGCGTGATGAAGGGCCGCCCCCGCGTGACGATCACGATCGCCCCGGCCGACTTCTTCCGGCTCATCACCCATCAGGCAACACCGGCGGTGTTGTTCGTCACGGGGAGGATAAAGGTCAAGGGCGACTTGGCCTTCGCGGCCGGGTTGATCGGATTCTTCGACCTCCCCCACCCCGTATAG
- a CDS encoding TetR/AcrR family transcriptional regulator: MSVEARRAMIVHAVLPLLMEHGTNVTTSQIARAAGIGEGTIFRAFKDKDELFDACTAEALRPDHVLDAIADIPLDQPLEERLVEAAEALSAHLERMGALMGALHASGRLRRRDPEQPHNDRKTWKGGRRESMNAMRGAMVDLFAPEKDRLRLPPEQLAALFLALLFGGRPMAADGDAPTTRQVVDVFLHGAVEAQ, from the coding sequence ATGAGCGTCGAAGCCCGGCGCGCCATGATCGTGCACGCGGTGCTGCCGCTCCTGATGGAGCACGGCACCAACGTGACCACCAGCCAGATCGCCCGCGCCGCCGGCATCGGCGAGGGCACCATCTTCCGCGCGTTCAAGGACAAGGACGAGCTCTTCGACGCCTGCACCGCCGAGGCGCTGCGGCCCGACCACGTGCTCGACGCCATCGCCGACATCCCCCTGGACCAGCCGCTGGAGGAGCGGCTCGTCGAGGCCGCCGAAGCGCTCAGCGCCCACCTCGAGCGGATGGGTGCGCTGATGGGCGCCCTGCACGCGTCCGGCAGGCTTCGTCGCCGCGACCCGGAGCAGCCGCACAACGACCGCAAGACCTGGAAAGGCGGCCGCCGCGAGTCGATGAACGCGATGCGCGGCGCGATGGTCGACCTGTTCGCCCCCGAGAAGGACCGGCTGCGGCTGCCGCCCGAGCAGCTCGCCGCGCTGTTCCTGGCCCTGCTCTTCGGCGGCCGCCCGATGGCGGCGGACGGCGACGCGCCCACCACGCGCCAGGTGGTCGACGTCTTCCTGCACGGCGCGGTGGAGGCTCAGTGA
- a CDS encoding TetR/AcrR family transcriptional regulator has protein sequence MERADAARNRRAILRATEELLASHDLSEVSMDRVAAAAGVGKGTVFHRFGNREGLMRALVESRVQALSEAISSGPPPLGPGAPAAERLAAFFDAVVELASKNVKVMAAFEQASTDRLNSPIYVSWHAHVSGLIASASPALDADLVAHLLLGSLHSDLMRRFLKTGETDRLAAALRSMVATLLR, from the coding sequence ATGGAGCGCGCCGACGCGGCTCGGAACCGCCGGGCGATCCTGCGCGCGACGGAGGAGTTGCTGGCGTCGCACGACCTCTCGGAGGTGTCGATGGACCGCGTCGCAGCCGCGGCCGGCGTCGGCAAGGGCACGGTGTTCCACCGCTTCGGCAACCGCGAAGGCCTGATGCGCGCCCTGGTGGAGTCCCGGGTCCAGGCGCTGTCCGAAGCCATTTCGTCGGGCCCGCCCCCACTGGGCCCGGGCGCACCGGCGGCCGAGCGCCTGGCGGCGTTCTTCGACGCGGTGGTGGAGCTGGCTTCGAAGAACGTCAAGGTGATGGCGGCGTTCGAGCAGGCGTCGACGGACCGGCTGAACAGCCCGATCTACGTGTCGTGGCACGCGCACGTGTCGGGGTTGATCGCTTCGGCGTCGCCTGCGCTCGACGCCGACCTGGTGGCGCACCTGTTGCTGGGGTCGTTGCACAGCGACCTGATGAGGCGGTTTTTGAAGACCGGCGAGACGGACCGCCTGGCGGCGGCCCTGCGGTCGATGGTGGCGACGTTGCTGCGCTGA
- a CDS encoding zinc-binding dehydrogenase, which yields MRAVVQHGTGGPEVLEVADRPEPTRKPGEVLVRTEAIGVPFYETQLRSGLIPAGPAPAVFGHEAAGIVVEADDETLLGRRVVTMSFTGGAYAEVVAASQYTLVPDTVTPEQAVAAAVPASVALALMHTADVEAGETVLVEAVSGAIGGYLARLAERRGARVVATAGKGKADIDHHDPDWRQKVPEGVDVVFESIGGPRAAELLAKLAPHGRILAYGLLSGEFPTFPVAGLIARGITLIGFGGPDAYGKRVAAVRAEALGLVADGTLTPVLDRTYALADVAAAHARVESREGVGKVVLIP from the coding sequence ATGCGAGCAGTGGTGCAGCACGGCACGGGTGGCCCGGAAGTGCTCGAGGTGGCGGACCGGCCCGAACCGACGCGGAAACCCGGCGAAGTGCTGGTGCGGACCGAGGCGATCGGGGTGCCGTTCTACGAGACCCAGCTGCGGTCCGGGCTGATCCCGGCCGGGCCGGCGCCGGCGGTCTTCGGGCACGAGGCCGCCGGGATCGTCGTCGAGGCCGACGACGAAACCCTGCTCGGGCGCCGGGTGGTCACCATGTCCTTCACCGGCGGCGCGTACGCCGAAGTCGTCGCCGCGAGCCAGTACACGCTCGTGCCCGACACCGTCACGCCCGAGCAGGCAGTGGCCGCTGCTGTTCCGGCCTCCGTGGCGCTCGCCTTGATGCACACCGCGGACGTCGAAGCAGGCGAGACCGTGCTGGTCGAAGCCGTGTCCGGGGCGATCGGCGGGTACTTGGCCCGGCTCGCCGAACGAAGAGGCGCTCGAGTCGTGGCCACGGCCGGCAAGGGGAAAGCCGACATCGACCACCACGACCCGGACTGGCGCCAGAAGGTGCCCGAGGGCGTCGACGTCGTCTTCGAGTCGATCGGTGGCCCGCGCGCCGCCGAGCTTCTCGCGAAGCTCGCGCCGCACGGCCGGATCCTCGCCTACGGCCTGCTCAGCGGCGAATTTCCCACGTTCCCCGTCGCCGGCCTCATCGCGCGCGGGATCACCCTGATCGGCTTCGGCGGACCGGACGCCTACGGGAAGCGGGTCGCGGCCGTCCGCGCCGAGGCACTCGGCCTCGTCGCGGACGGCACGCTGACCCCCGTGCTCGACCGGACCTACGCCCTCGCCGACGTCGCCGCCGCGCACGCGCGCGTCGAGAGCCGTGAAGGCGTCGGCAAGGTCGTGCTCATCCCCTAG
- a CDS encoding FxsA family protein, translating to MAVAFLLYVFAEIAAIWAVGSAVGVLGTLGLLLAGAFLGSWLARREGGKAMRAFTSAARSGRPAEKELTDGMLVGLGGVLILVPGFVSDVLGLLLILPPSRAVARRLWLKRMEKRAVRFANQRRGPVMVVDSEVVSTEEPRRREQPTVIEGRIVEN from the coding sequence ATGGCTGTCGCGTTCCTGCTTTACGTCTTCGCCGAAATCGCCGCGATCTGGGCGGTGGGTTCGGCCGTCGGCGTGCTCGGCACGCTGGGCCTCCTCCTGGCGGGCGCGTTCCTGGGCTCCTGGCTGGCCCGCCGCGAGGGCGGCAAGGCGATGAGGGCATTCACATCGGCAGCCCGCTCGGGACGCCCGGCGGAGAAGGAACTGACCGACGGGATGCTGGTCGGGCTCGGTGGGGTGCTGATCCTGGTGCCCGGGTTCGTGAGCGACGTGCTGGGGTTGCTGCTGATCCTGCCGCCTTCACGCGCAGTAGCGCGACGGCTGTGGTTGAAGCGGATGGAGAAGCGAGCGGTCCGGTTCGCCAACCAGCGGCGGGGGCCGGTGATGGTGGTGGACAGCGAGGTGGTGTCCACCGAGGAGCCTCGGCGGCGGGAGCAGCCGACGGTGATCGAGGGCCGGATCGTGGAGAACTAG
- a CDS encoding ABC transporter ATP-binding protein, which translates to MEFMMARRGRRRHAVTVPESGLTGPVDIPEPKQDDQPKDLRSRLKRAKTSVAGTVRGLPKVVRLTWQASPVLTILLALITLLSGLLPTATAYIAKLLLDSVVAAIQHRGTTGDIVNVALFQFGVLAATAISSALTSIAQSLLQERMTLTIRHQVMAHASELHLAYFEGSTSYDMLRQAAQEAPTRPLSMMNSALGLVRTLITFGSMVALLVSISPLLALVALVAPIPAFISQSKYGSRAFWLTFLMSPIKRRMDYLSSLVTTDTYAKETKLFGLGPYFVDRFRRLGVVSYERQRKLTINRNISSTSWGLLSTFAGSAIALYIALEAVGGRLTLGDLALYTAAATSVQTSVSGLFTAFSGMYENNLYLDTLYRFLDTKPEITAPSSPRPFPSEVDGHIEFDSVTFAYPGAEEPALEDVSFEIRPGETVAVVGRNGAGKSTLFKLLCRLYDPTDGRILLDGVDIREYDPDELRTRISAMFQDYVTYQGTAAENIGLGDLARLEDRPHIEDSARRAGADERIERLPQGYDSPLGRWFDQGVSLSGGEWQKIALARAFQREAPLLILDEPTSALDAQAEHDLFSRLRELSEGRTTLYISHRFSTVRQAERILLLDHGKVAEYGTHEELMAAKAGYADLFTLQAQAYLDEVPG; encoded by the coding sequence ATGGAGTTCATGATGGCCCGGCGCGGCCGGCGGCGGCACGCCGTGACAGTGCCGGAGAGCGGGCTCACCGGGCCCGTCGACATTCCCGAACCGAAGCAGGACGACCAGCCGAAGGACCTGCGGTCCCGGCTGAAGCGCGCGAAGACGTCCGTCGCGGGCACGGTCCGCGGCCTGCCGAAGGTCGTGAGGCTGACGTGGCAGGCGAGTCCCGTCCTGACGATCCTCCTGGCGCTGATCACGCTGCTGTCCGGGCTCCTGCCGACCGCGACCGCGTACATCGCGAAGCTGCTGCTCGACTCCGTCGTCGCGGCGATCCAGCACCGCGGCACCACGGGCGACATCGTGAACGTCGCGCTGTTCCAGTTCGGCGTGCTCGCCGCGACCGCGATCAGCAGCGCGCTGACGTCGATCGCCCAGTCGCTGCTGCAGGAACGCATGACGCTGACCATCCGCCACCAGGTGATGGCGCACGCGAGCGAACTGCACCTCGCGTACTTCGAGGGCTCCACGTCCTACGACATGCTGCGCCAAGCCGCGCAGGAGGCGCCGACGCGGCCGCTGTCGATGATGAACTCCGCGCTGGGGCTCGTGCGGACGCTGATCACGTTCGGCAGCATGGTCGCGCTGCTCGTTTCGATCAGCCCGCTGCTGGCCCTGGTCGCGCTGGTGGCGCCGATCCCGGCGTTCATCTCGCAGTCCAAGTACGGCTCGCGCGCGTTCTGGCTGACGTTCCTGATGTCTCCGATCAAGCGGCGGATGGATTACCTGTCGTCGCTGGTCACCACGGACACCTACGCCAAGGAGACGAAGCTGTTCGGGCTCGGCCCGTACTTCGTCGACCGGTTCCGCCGGCTCGGCGTGGTCTCGTACGAGCGGCAGCGGAAGCTGACCATCAACCGCAACATCAGTTCGACGTCCTGGGGCCTGCTGAGCACGTTCGCGGGGTCGGCGATCGCGTTGTACATCGCCCTGGAGGCGGTCGGCGGCCGGCTGACGCTGGGTGACCTGGCGTTGTACACGGCCGCGGCGACGTCCGTGCAGACGTCGGTGTCCGGGCTGTTCACGGCCTTTTCGGGGATGTACGAGAACAACCTGTACCTGGACACGCTGTACCGCTTCCTGGACACGAAGCCGGAAATCACGGCGCCCTCCTCGCCGCGCCCCTTCCCCTCCGAAGTGGACGGTCACATCGAGTTCGACTCGGTCACCTTCGCGTACCCTGGTGCGGAGGAGCCGGCGCTGGAGGACGTCAGCTTCGAGATCCGTCCGGGCGAGACGGTGGCGGTGGTGGGCCGCAACGGCGCGGGCAAGTCGACGCTGTTCAAGCTCCTCTGCCGGCTGTACGACCCGACGGACGGCCGCATCCTGCTCGACGGCGTCGACATCCGCGAGTACGACCCGGACGAGCTGCGCACGAGGATCAGCGCGATGTTCCAGGACTACGTGACGTACCAGGGAACGGCGGCGGAGAACATCGGCCTGGGCGACCTTGCGCGACTGGAAGATCGCCCGCACATCGAGGACTCGGCCCGCCGCGCCGGAGCGGACGAGCGCATCGAGCGGCTGCCCCAGGGGTACGACAGCCCGCTGGGCCGCTGGTTCGACCAGGGCGTCAGCCTGTCCGGCGGTGAGTGGCAGAAGATCGCGCTGGCCAGGGCGTTCCAGCGGGAAGCGCCGCTGTTGATCCTCGACGAGCCGACGTCGGCGTTGGACGCCCAAGCCGAGCACGACCTGTTCTCACGCCTGCGTGAGCTGTCCGAGGGCCGGACGACGCTGTACATCTCGCACCGGTTCTCGACGGTCCGGCAGGCCGAGCGGATCCTGTTGCTGGACCACGGAAAGGTCGCGGAGTACGGCACGCACGAGGAGCTGATGGCGGCGAAGGCCGGGTACGCGGACCTGTTCACCCTGCAGGCGCAGGCGTACCTGGACGAGGTGCCGGGCTAG
- a CDS encoding SCP2 sterol-binding domain-containing protein, producing MNAFAEKLVIDRLTPAQFTQVLETLHMLGEAGAGIELSSLSTDVLVDVVRRASRDQLKAIADHPELRAVFLDEIFRRMSEHFSPTRARHVDFVVSWRFSEGSGEDGFDRFQTVIEDGVCVSSTDLSRTPDTTITLSVDDFIRMATGNAAVAAMFVTGRVKVKGEYAPAVRFSSYFDIPKPSVD from the coding sequence GTGAACGCGTTCGCGGAGAAGCTGGTCATCGATCGCCTGACGCCCGCGCAGTTCACCCAGGTCCTGGAAACCCTGCACATGCTGGGCGAAGCGGGAGCGGGCATCGAGCTGAGCTCCCTGTCGACGGACGTCCTGGTGGACGTGGTCCGCCGCGCATCCCGCGACCAGCTGAAGGCGATCGCGGACCACCCGGAGCTGCGTGCGGTGTTCTTGGACGAGATATTCCGCCGGATGTCGGAGCATTTCTCACCGACGCGGGCGCGTCACGTGGATTTCGTCGTTTCTTGGCGCTTTTCCGAGGGCTCCGGCGAGGACGGTTTCGACCGATTCCAGACAGTGATCGAGGACGGCGTCTGCGTTTCTTCGACGGACTTGTCCCGCACCCCGGACACCACGATCACGCTGTCAGTGGACGACTTCATCCGGATGGCCACGGGCAACGCGGCAGTGGCGGCGATGTTCGTGACGGGCCGGGTGAAGGTGAAGGGCGAGTACGCGCCGGCGGTGCGGTTTTCGAGCTACTTCGACATCCCCAAGCCATCCGTGGACTAG
- a CDS encoding very short patch repair endonuclease, with protein sequence MSKQKSRNTGIEMALRKALHSAGFRYRVHRRPVKGVRREADLVFGPARVAVFVDGCFWHGCPEHATWPKNNAEFWREKIETNRRRDADTDARLSDAGWLAVRIWEHETVEVATDRVITAVRERR encoded by the coding sequence ATGAGCAAGCAGAAGTCCCGGAACACCGGGATCGAGATGGCGCTGCGCAAGGCCCTGCACAGCGCGGGCTTCCGCTACCGGGTGCACCGCCGACCGGTCAAAGGCGTACGCCGCGAGGCAGACCTCGTGTTCGGCCCCGCCCGCGTGGCGGTCTTCGTGGACGGATGCTTCTGGCACGGCTGTCCGGAGCACGCAACGTGGCCGAAGAACAACGCGGAATTCTGGCGCGAGAAGATCGAGACGAACCGCAGACGGGACGCCGACACCGACGCGCGACTCAGTGACGCCGGATGGCTCGCCGTCCGGATCTGGGAGCACGAGACGGTGGAGGTCGCTACCGACCGCGTCATCACGGCGGTCCGGGAACGCCGCTGA
- a CDS encoding TetR/AcrR family transcriptional regulator: protein MSEEDQRPPERARRLPRAVRERQILDAAVQVFSRHGYHAASMDEISDVAGVSKPMIYTYLGSKEDLFGACIRREATRLLEAIQAGVQPDLPPDMQLWHGLRSFYRFVAEYRESWTVLHRQALTVGGAFAAEVTDMRVRAIQLVAALVVSAGTRKGVGEQAEFSGEGLSAALVGAAESLADWALDHPDISDGVLASWLMNLVWLGFNDLIEGAVWKPSE from the coding sequence GTGTCAGAGGAAGATCAGCGTCCGCCCGAACGGGCCAGGCGGCTGCCGCGTGCGGTGCGCGAGCGGCAGATCCTGGACGCGGCCGTCCAGGTCTTCTCGCGGCACGGCTACCACGCCGCGTCGATGGACGAGATCTCCGACGTCGCCGGCGTCTCGAAACCGATGATCTACACCTACCTCGGCTCGAAGGAAGACCTCTTCGGCGCGTGCATCCGCCGCGAGGCGACGCGCCTGCTCGAGGCCATCCAGGCCGGCGTGCAGCCCGACCTGCCGCCGGACATGCAGCTCTGGCACGGCCTGCGGTCGTTCTACCGCTTCGTCGCCGAGTACCGCGAGTCGTGGACGGTCCTGCACCGTCAGGCCCTCACCGTCGGCGGGGCCTTCGCCGCGGAGGTCACCGACATGCGGGTGCGCGCGATCCAGCTCGTCGCCGCGCTCGTGGTGTCCGCCGGCACCCGCAAGGGCGTCGGCGAGCAGGCCGAGTTCTCCGGCGAAGGCCTGTCCGCGGCCCTGGTCGGGGCGGCCGAGTCGCTGGCCGACTGGGCCCTCGACCACCCCGACATCTCCGACGGCGTCCTGGCGTCCTGGCTGATGAACCTCGTCTGGCTCGGCTTCAACGACCTCATCGAGGGCGCGGTCTGGAAGCCGTCAGAGTGA
- a CDS encoding SitI3 family protein, with protein MAKKVATSTRCGRNLTTGRSAASRKPSQSTNKVKYSTFTPDARTRSNGYLLRSRNGDIIVAGASRTRTARRRPRVEALRDDLVRLSGGLLDRITGDALLSGMDTIWLMRRGSELTLNTRGDIWSERRLAALHQPHRRETLTFSEK; from the coding sequence ATGGCCAAGAAGGTCGCGACCTCAACGCGATGCGGACGCAACTTAACGACTGGCCGATCAGCGGCATCAAGGAAGCCATCGCAATCGACAAACAAGGTAAAATACTCCACCTTTACCCCTGACGCGAGGACTCGCTCGAATGGCTATCTCTTACGATCTCGAAATGGCGACATCATCGTCGCCGGAGCAAGTCGCACGCGCACTGCTCGACGTCGGCCGCGCGTTGAAGCTCTTCGGGACGACCTGGTCCGGCTATCCGGCGGTCTGCTGGACAGAATCACCGGCGATGCGCTGCTGTCCGGCATGGACACGATCTGGCTCATGCGCCGCGGCAGCGAATTGACGCTGAACACACGAGGCGACATCTGGTCTGAGCGCCGCCTCGCCGCGCTGCACCAGCCTCACCGGCGGGAAACCCTGACCTTCTCCGAGAAGTAA
- a CDS encoding MaoC/PaaZ C-terminal domain-containing protein, with the protein MAIRELDSTPSLATLYPKALLGGVLRKPSGDSLPDTELVRTGVVVDPAHLAAYNTVCGFRLSDELPATYPHMLAFPLQMALMTEPGFPFPLLGMVHVANRITQHRALRVSEPLTVRVRAENLRPHEKGRQFDVVSEAQVGDETVWTDVSTYLRRGAGSGSSRRDQLAPPTPDAIWRVPGDIGRRYAEVSGDRNPIHLHPLTARLFGFPRAIAHGMWTKAHALAAFEGRLPEAFTVDVRFKQPVLLPAKAGFTSWSVDDGWAFELWSKSKPHLEGTISSL; encoded by the coding sequence GTGGCGATCCGCGAACTCGACAGCACGCCGAGCCTGGCCACGCTGTACCCGAAGGCGCTGCTCGGCGGCGTCCTGCGCAAGCCGTCCGGGGATTCGCTGCCGGACACCGAGCTGGTGCGGACGGGCGTCGTCGTCGACCCCGCGCACCTGGCGGCGTACAACACGGTGTGCGGCTTCCGGCTGAGCGACGAGCTGCCGGCGACGTACCCGCACATGCTGGCGTTCCCGCTGCAGATGGCGCTGATGACCGAGCCGGGGTTCCCGTTCCCGCTGCTCGGCATGGTGCACGTGGCCAACCGGATCACCCAGCACCGCGCGCTGCGGGTGAGCGAGCCGCTGACCGTGCGCGTGCGGGCGGAGAACCTGCGCCCGCACGAGAAGGGCCGTCAGTTCGACGTCGTCAGCGAAGCACAGGTCGGCGACGAGACGGTGTGGACGGACGTCAGCACGTACCTGCGTCGCGGCGCGGGCTCGGGCTCTTCTCGGCGGGACCAGCTCGCGCCGCCGACACCGGATGCGATCTGGCGCGTCCCGGGCGACATCGGGCGGCGCTACGCGGAGGTGTCAGGCGACCGCAACCCGATCCACCTGCACCCGCTGACGGCCCGCCTGTTCGGCTTCCCGCGCGCGATCGCGCACGGGATGTGGACGAAGGCCCACGCACTGGCCGCGTTCGAAGGCCGGCTGCCGGAGGCGTTCACCGTCGACGTCCGCTTCAAGCAGCCGGTGCTGCTGCCGGCCAAGGCGGGCTTCACGTCGTGGTCCGTGGACGACGGCTGGGCCTTCGAGCTGTGGAGCAAGTCGAAGCCGCACCTCGAGGGGACGATCAGCTCACTCTGA